In Myripristis murdjan chromosome 9, fMyrMur1.1, whole genome shotgun sequence, the following proteins share a genomic window:
- the cplx4b gene encoding complexin-4b, which produces MATAGMSREEAEEYQRQLVEEKMERDAEFLVRKAERATLRTCLRDKYRLPKSDQDENLIQMAGDDIDVPEELVKMVDGETAEEEHDDSILAQVQNLQNMDMNQIKEKASATMTELRTKAEEKCCVM; this is translated from the exons ATGGCCACTGCCGGCATGTCCAGGGAAGAGGCTGAGGAGTACCAGAGGCAGCTGGTGGAGGAGAA GATGGAGAGAGACGCAGAGTTCCTGGTGAGGAAGGCTGAGCGGGCCACACTGCGGACATGTCTGAGGGACAAATACAGATTACCGAAG AGCGACCAGGACGAGAACCTGATCCAGATGGCCGGGGACGACATCGACGTGCCCGAGGAGCTGGTGAAGATGGTGGATGGGGAAACAGCGGAGGAGGAGCACGACGACTCGATCCTGGCTCAGGTGCAGAACCTGCAGAACATGGACATGAACCAGATTAAGGAGAAGGCGTCAGCCACCATGACGGAGCTGCGGACCAAGGCTGAGGAGAAGTGCTGCGTGATGTGA